A genomic stretch from Oleomonas cavernae includes:
- a CDS encoding type II toxin-antitoxin system VapC family toxin translates to MLLDSSVYVDGIHGNLPADLNDEIGQRALVHSSVVAAELAWAIGALDPLHPQTPQNRESIEQVIRRMIAGNIVVPNAVDWIDAALLAATLSRRQTFDKDHRRKALNDALIFYQARQAGAVLVTRNTKDFDLMDQIVPGTQMLFYERAAV, encoded by the coding sequence GTGCTTCTCGACAGCAGCGTCTATGTCGATGGCATTCACGGCAACCTGCCTGCGGACCTGAACGATGAAATCGGGCAACGGGCCTTGGTGCACAGTTCGGTGGTCGCAGCCGAACTTGCCTGGGCCATTGGCGCTCTCGATCCGTTACATCCGCAGACACCGCAAAACAGGGAAAGTATCGAACAGGTCATCCGCCGCATGATTGCCGGGAACATCGTTGTGCCGAATGCCGTTGACTGGATTGATGCTGCGCTGCTCGCCGCAACTTTGAGCCGGCGCCAGACCTTCGACAAGGACCACCGCCGCAAGGCATTGAACGACGCCCTGATCTTCTACCAGGCGCGCCAGGCCGGGGCCGTTCTGGTCACCCGCAACACCAAGGATTTCGACCTGATGGACCAGATCGTGCCGGGGACACAAATGCTGTTCTATGAACGGGCCGCAGTCTGA
- a CDS encoding xanthine dehydrogenase family protein molybdopterin-binding subunit, translating into MIEAEYVFPYLAHAPMEPLDGFLSWDGQKAVARFGCQFPTFDHQAIAKVLGLPMGKVEIETLLTGGSFGRRAQASAHLAVELAEAAKAIGPGKPVKLVWTREDDIQGGYYRPLYVHRLKGSVKDGKVAAWAHTIVGQSIVAGTPFAQMVKEGVDATSVEGARELLYEIADFRCELHSPAVGVPVLWWRSVGHTHTGYAVEAFVDELLESAGQDPVAGRLAMMEKSPRAAAVLKAVAEAAKWTGPGPVDGRARGVAVVESFNSYVAQIAEVSAGKDGVPKIHKIWCAIDCGIAVNPDVIRAQMEGGIGYGLGHALYAEVALDGGRVVPTNFDTYRSLRIDEMPEVEVVIVPSTEAPTGVGEPGVPPAAPAVANAMARLGLGRPRRLPMVGASV; encoded by the coding sequence GTGATCGAGGCGGAATACGTCTTCCCCTATCTCGCCCACGCGCCCATGGAGCCGTTGGACGGTTTCCTGAGCTGGGACGGGCAGAAGGCGGTCGCCCGCTTCGGCTGCCAGTTCCCCACCTTCGACCACCAGGCCATCGCCAAGGTCCTGGGCCTGCCCATGGGCAAGGTCGAGATCGAGACCCTGCTGACCGGCGGCAGCTTCGGCCGCCGCGCCCAGGCCTCTGCCCACTTGGCCGTCGAATTGGCGGAAGCCGCCAAGGCGATCGGCCCGGGCAAGCCGGTGAAGCTGGTCTGGACCCGCGAGGACGACATCCAGGGCGGCTACTACCGGCCACTCTACGTCCACCGCCTGAAAGGGTCGGTGAAGGACGGCAAGGTCGCCGCCTGGGCCCATACCATCGTCGGCCAGTCCATCGTCGCCGGCACGCCCTTCGCTCAGATGGTGAAGGAGGGTGTCGATGCGACCTCGGTCGAGGGCGCGCGCGAACTGCTCTACGAGATCGCCGATTTCCGCTGCGAGCTGCACAGCCCGGCGGTGGGCGTGCCGGTGCTGTGGTGGCGCTCGGTCGGGCATACCCACACCGGCTATGCGGTCGAGGCCTTCGTGGACGAGTTGCTTGAGTCCGCGGGCCAGGATCCGGTTGCCGGTCGCCTTGCGATGATGGAGAAGTCGCCCCGTGCCGCCGCGGTCCTCAAGGCCGTGGCGGAAGCCGCCAAGTGGACCGGCCCCGGGCCGGTCGACGGCCGGGCGAGGGGGGTGGCGGTGGTGGAGAGCTTCAACTCCTACGTCGCCCAGATCGCGGAGGTCTCGGCCGGCAAGGACGGCGTGCCCAAGATCCACAAGATCTGGTGCGCCATCGACTGTGGCATCGCGGTCAACCCGGACGTAATCCGGGCCCAGATGGAAGGCGGCATCGGCTATGGCCTGGGCCATGCCCTCTATGCCGAGGTGGCGTTGGATGGTGGGCGCGTCGTGCCCACCAATTTCGACACCTATCGTTCCTTGCGCATCGACGAAATGCCGGAAGTCGAGGTGGTCATCGTCCCCTCGACCGAGGCGCCCACCGGCGTCGGCGAACCGGGCGTGCCCCCGGCCGCCCCCGCCGTCGCCAACGCCATGGCCCGTTTGGGCCTGGGCCGCCCGCGCCGCCTGCCCATGGTAGGGGCGTCGGTGTAG
- a CDS encoding molybdopterin cofactor-binding domain-containing protein has product MGIELTRRTALQGLAGLVIGVHLTRGARAQATPGAAFAPNAFVRVAPDSTITVLIKHIEFGQGPFTGLTTLVAEEMDADWAQMRAEHAPSNTELYKNLFFGAQGTGGSTAMANSFEQMRKAGAAARALLVAAAAQSWGVPAGEITVEAGVLRHAATKREGRFGDFAEAAAKLPLPADVPLKDPKNFKLIGTDRGPVKRLDSAAKATGKALFTIDVQEAGMLTVLVAHPPLFGAKVASFDAAKARAVPGVVDVKQLSSGIAVYAKGFWPARQARDLLEIKWDETGAEKRGTAQLVEEYRALAATPGAVAGTHGDAAKALAGAR; this is encoded by the coding sequence ATGGGTATCGAACTCACCCGCCGCACCGCCCTCCAGGGCCTGGCCGGCCTCGTCATCGGCGTGCACCTGACGCGCGGCGCCCGTGCCCAGGCCACACCGGGCGCCGCCTTCGCCCCCAACGCCTTCGTCCGCGTGGCGCCCGACAGCACGATCACCGTGCTGATCAAGCATATCGAGTTCGGCCAGGGGCCCTTCACCGGCCTGACCACTCTGGTGGCCGAGGAGATGGATGCGGACTGGGCCCAAATGCGGGCCGAACATGCCCCCTCCAATACCGAGCTCTACAAGAACCTGTTCTTCGGCGCCCAGGGCACCGGCGGCTCCACCGCCATGGCCAATTCCTTCGAGCAGATGCGCAAGGCGGGGGCCGCCGCCCGCGCCCTGCTGGTCGCCGCCGCGGCGCAAAGCTGGGGTGTGCCGGCGGGCGAGATCACGGTGGAGGCGGGTGTGCTGCGCCATGCCGCGACCAAGCGGGAGGGGCGCTTCGGCGACTTCGCGGAGGCCGCGGCCAAGCTGCCCCTGCCGGCCGACGTGCCGCTCAAGGATCCCAAGAACTTCAAGCTGATCGGTACCGACCGCGGCCCGGTGAAGCGCCTCGACAGTGCCGCCAAGGCAACTGGCAAGGCGCTCTTCACCATCGACGTCCAGGAAGCCGGCATGCTGACGGTGCTGGTCGCCCATCCGCCGCTGTTCGGCGCCAAGGTCGCCTCCTTCGATGCGGCCAAGGCCCGTGCGGTGCCGGGCGTGGTCGACGTGAAGCAGCTTTCCTCAGGGATAGCCGTCTATGCCAAGGGCTTCTGGCCGGCGCGCCAGGCCCGCGACCTGCTCGAGATCAAGTGGGACGAGACGGGGGCCGAGAAGCGCGGCACCGCCCAATTGGTCGAGGAATACCGCGCCCTGGCCGCCACGCCGGGCGCCGTGGCCGGCACCCATGGCGATGCGGCAAAGGCCCTGGCGGGGGCAAGGTGA
- a CDS encoding (2Fe-2S)-binding protein yields MTLTLKVNGASRDVDVADDTPLLWVLRDSLGLTGTKFGCGAAQCGACTVLVDGEPQRSCSYPLAAVGESTVTTIEAVDGPEAKAIQAAWIAGDVPQCGYCQSGQIMSAVALLRSNKKPTDADIDTAMNGNLCRCATYVRIRAAIHAAAKSLEG; encoded by the coding sequence ATGACCCTTACACTCAAGGTCAACGGGGCAAGCCGTGACGTCGATGTTGCCGACGACACGCCGCTTCTTTGGGTCCTGCGGGACTCGCTCGGCCTGACCGGCACCAAGTTCGGCTGCGGTGCAGCCCAGTGCGGCGCCTGCACCGTCCTGGTGGACGGCGAGCCCCAGCGTTCCTGTTCCTATCCGCTCGCCGCCGTGGGCGAGAGCACGGTGACCACGATCGAGGCCGTCGACGGGCCGGAAGCCAAGGCGATCCAGGCCGCCTGGATAGCCGGCGACGTGCCCCAATGCGGCTATTGCCAGTCCGGCCAGATCATGAGCGCCGTCGCCCTGCTGCGGTCGAACAAGAAGCCGACCGACGCGGACATCGACACGGCCATGAACGGCAACCTGTGCCGCTGCGCCACCTATGTCCGCATCCGCGCCGCCATCCATGCGGCCGCCAAGTCGCTGGAGGGTTGA
- a CDS encoding TetR/AcrR family transcriptional regulator has translation MSRPDSKPADGCAVPKSDHIADAARRLFGRYGFRRTSMDDIAREAGVAKATLYLHFAGKEDVFRFMLARTRSLTEQKCLAAEQLAAPFRDRLAALLDAKFGCGYEWFGNAEHWAELYATIAAVELEENQAFEQAYLGRLKKLLTAAAHAGEISFSGIDLGPEAVAQTLFQAAMGAKTGGTATLDEYRARLRNIATLATAALDKHPR, from the coding sequence ATGTCCCGCCCCGACTCCAAACCCGCAGACGGGTGTGCCGTCCCCAAGTCCGACCACATCGCCGATGCGGCCCGCCGCCTGTTCGGGCGCTATGGCTTCCGGCGCACCTCGATGGACGACATCGCGCGCGAGGCCGGGGTGGCCAAGGCGACGCTGTACCTGCATTTCGCCGGCAAGGAGGATGTCTTCCGCTTCATGCTGGCGCGCACCCGCAGCCTGACGGAGCAGAAGTGCCTGGCCGCCGAGCAACTGGCGGCGCCGTTCCGCGACCGCCTTGCCGCCCTGCTGGATGCCAAGTTCGGCTGCGGCTACGAATGGTTCGGCAATGCCGAGCACTGGGCCGAGCTTTACGCGACGATCGCCGCGGTGGAACTGGAGGAAAACCAAGCCTTCGAGCAGGCCTATCTGGGCCGCCTGAAGAAGCTGCTGACCGCCGCCGCCCATGCCGGCGAGATCAGTTTCAGCGGCATCGACCTCGGGCCCGAGGCGGTGGCGCAGACCCTGTTCCAGGCGGCGATGGGCGCCAAGACGGGCGGCACCGCCACCCTGGATGAATACCGCGCCCGCCTGCGCAACATCGCCACCCTGGCCACCGCCGCGCTGGACAAGCACCCGCGATAG
- a CDS encoding DUF2937 family protein, with protein MIRHLFLILLVIAGGIGASQLPSFARAYEQRLGGALGEVQKLVDSFTGQAQAEGLDFDALVERHRASPDVAIRATADRMTALAARRSALASEATALAAAPSSVDKLAIIATKGDNELLRDTIDTFEITATLDPAFGLAGVGIGWLVYGLVAGLFNRRSRRMTPGGLIKR; from the coding sequence ATGATTCGTCACCTGTTTTTGATCCTGCTCGTCATCGCCGGGGGCATCGGCGCCAGCCAGTTGCCCAGCTTTGCCCGCGCCTATGAGCAGCGGCTGGGCGGGGCTTTGGGCGAGGTCCAAAAACTGGTCGACAGCTTCACCGGCCAGGCCCAGGCGGAAGGCCTGGATTTCGATGCCCTGGTGGAGCGCCACCGCGCCTCGCCCGATGTTGCCATCCGCGCCACCGCCGACCGCATGACCGCGCTGGCGGCCCGGCGCAGCGCCCTGGCATCCGAGGCGACGGCGCTGGCCGCGGCCCCCTCGAGCGTGGACAAGCTGGCGATCATCGCAACCAAGGGCGACAACGAGCTGCTGCGCGATACGATCGATACGTTCGAGATCACCGCGACCCTGGACCCGGCGTTCGGCCTCGCCGGCGTCGGCATCGGCTGGCTGGTCTACGGGCTGGTCGCCGGCCTGTTCAACCGGCGCAGCCGGCGGATGACGCCGGGCGGCCTGATCAAGCGTTAA
- the hemA gene encoding 5-aminolevulinate synthase, with the protein MTYDDKFAAAIADLKREGRYRVFADLKRHCGQFPRATWHGPDGQRDIVVWCSNDYLGQGQNSTVLSAMHQALDTYGAGAGGTRNISGTTHAHVLLEQELASLHGKEAALLFSSGYVSNEAALSALSRVLKGVTVYSDELNHASMIEGIRNGGAPKRIFRHNDVSHLVELLEKSDPKAPKIIAFESVYSMDGDIAPLADFVDVARRFGALTYLDEVHAVGLYGPEGAGVAQAHGVMGDIDIIEGTLGKAFGAMGGYITGSSVMVDCVRSYAPGFIFTTSLAPVIAAGALASIQHLRAHPELRTRHQERAATLKRKLAAAGLPVMQTPSHIVPVMVGDPVRCKAISDELLAKDGIYVQPINYPTVPRGTERLRFTPSPFHDDDMMDRLVVALDRIWTAARLPRAA; encoded by the coding sequence ATGACCTACGACGATAAATTTGCTGCCGCCATTGCCGACCTCAAGCGGGAAGGCCGCTACCGGGTCTTCGCCGACCTGAAGCGCCATTGCGGCCAGTTTCCCCGCGCCACTTGGCATGGGCCGGATGGCCAGCGCGATATCGTCGTGTGGTGCTCGAACGATTATCTGGGGCAGGGCCAGAACAGCACGGTGCTCTCGGCGATGCATCAGGCGCTGGATACCTATGGTGCCGGCGCCGGCGGCACCCGCAACATTTCCGGCACCACCCATGCCCATGTGCTGCTGGAGCAGGAACTGGCCAGTCTCCACGGCAAGGAAGCGGCGTTGCTGTTCTCCTCGGGCTATGTCTCGAACGAGGCGGCGCTCTCGGCCCTGTCCCGGGTGCTGAAGGGCGTCACCGTCTATTCCGACGAGTTGAACCATGCCTCGATGATCGAAGGCATCCGCAACGGCGGCGCGCCCAAGCGCATCTTCCGTCACAACGACGTCTCGCATCTTGTTGAATTGCTTGAGAAATCAGACCCCAAGGCACCCAAGATCATTGCCTTCGAGAGCGTCTATTCGATGGATGGGGATATCGCCCCCCTGGCCGATTTCGTCGACGTCGCCCGCCGCTTCGGCGCGCTGACCTATCTCGACGAGGTCCATGCCGTCGGCCTCTACGGGCCGGAAGGTGCCGGCGTCGCCCAGGCCCATGGCGTGATGGGTGATATCGATATCATCGAGGGCACCCTGGGCAAGGCGTTCGGCGCCATGGGCGGCTATATCACCGGTTCGTCGGTGATGGTCGACTGCGTGCGGTCCTATGCGCCCGGCTTCATCTTCACCACCTCGCTGGCGCCGGTGATCGCCGCCGGTGCCCTGGCCTCGATCCAGCACCTGCGCGCTCACCCCGAACTGCGCACCCGGCACCAGGAACGGGCGGCGACCTTGAAGCGCAAGCTGGCCGCCGCCGGGCTGCCGGTGATGCAGACGCCGTCGCACATCGTGCCGGTGATGGTGGGCGATCCGGTGCGCTGCAAGGCGATCTCGGACGAGTTGCTGGCCAAGGACGGCATCTATGTCCAGCCGATCAACTACCCGACGGTGCCGCGCGGCACCGAACGGCTGCGCTTCACACCGTCGCCGTTCCACGACGACGACATGATGGACCGGCTGGTGGTGGCGCTCGACCGGATCTGGACCGCCGCCCGTCTGCCGCGCGCGGCTTAA
- a CDS encoding saccharopine dehydrogenase family protein produces MKKTAEFDIIVYGATGYTGRLVAEYLAQRHGVGGDVNWAMAGRSAAKLAQVRDEIGAPANTPLVIADADNPASLAAMVARTRAVLTTVGPYQLYGDALVAACAEGGTDYLDLCGETPWMRKVILAHDATAKRTGARITLSCGFDSIPFELGVFFLQETARAKLGAPVARAKGRVRGLKGTFSGGTAASGAATMALAAKDPDVMAQLMNPFSLVPGFEGPAQPHGMAPEFDQDVESWVAPFIMATINSRNIHRSNALQGHAWGLDFVYDEMMIAGPGPQGEATAKAIAGAGLGLGANPPKPGEGPSKEERETGFYDVLFIGFGPDGQQVRVSVKGDRDPGYGSTCKIISEAAICLVKDCADTPGGVWVPGAAMGGKLIDRLAANAGLTFTVE; encoded by the coding sequence ATGAAGAAGACGGCGGAATTCGACATCATCGTCTACGGCGCGACCGGCTACACCGGTCGCCTGGTCGCCGAATATCTCGCCCAGCGCCATGGCGTGGGCGGTGACGTCAACTGGGCCATGGCCGGGCGCAGCGCGGCGAAATTGGCCCAGGTGCGCGACGAGATCGGCGCCCCGGCGAACACCCCGCTGGTGATCGCCGACGCGGACAACCCCGCCTCGCTGGCCGCCATGGTCGCCCGCACCAGGGCGGTGCTGACCACGGTCGGCCCCTATCAGCTTTACGGCGACGCGCTGGTCGCCGCCTGCGCGGAGGGCGGCACCGACTATCTCGACCTGTGCGGCGAGACCCCGTGGATGCGCAAGGTGATCCTTGCCCACGACGCCACGGCCAAGCGCACGGGCGCCCGCATCACCCTGTCCTGCGGCTTCGACTCGATCCCCTTCGAACTGGGCGTGTTCTTCCTCCAGGAAACCGCCCGGGCGAAGCTCGGCGCGCCGGTCGCCCGCGCCAAGGGCCGGGTTCGCGGCCTGAAAGGCACATTCTCGGGCGGCACGGCGGCCAGCGGCGCTGCGACCATGGCCTTGGCGGCCAAGGACCCGGATGTGATGGCCCAGCTCATGAATCCCTTCTCGCTGGTGCCGGGCTTCGAAGGGCCGGCGCAGCCCCACGGCATGGCGCCCGAGTTCGATCAGGACGTCGAAAGCTGGGTCGCCCCCTTCATCATGGCGACCATCAATTCGCGCAATATCCACCGTTCCAACGCCTTGCAGGGCCACGCCTGGGGCCTGGATTTCGTCTATGACGAGATGATGATCGCCGGCCCCGGCCCACAGGGCGAGGCGACCGCGAAGGCCATCGCCGGCGCCGGCTTAGGCCTGGGCGCGAACCCGCCCAAGCCGGGTGAAGGCCCCAGCAAGGAGGAGCGCGAAACCGGCTTCTACGACGTGCTGTTCATCGGCTTTGGCCCGGACGGTCAACAGGTCCGCGTCAGCGTGAAGGGCGACAGGGATCCCGGCTACGGCTCGACCTGCAAGATCATCAGCGAGGCGGCGATCTGCCTGGTCAAGGACTGCGCCGACACGCCCGGCGGCGTCTGGGTGCCGGGTGCCGCGATGGGCGGGAAGCTCATCGACCGGCTGGCCGCCAATGCCGGGCTGACGTTCACCGTGGAGTAA
- a CDS encoding NAD-binding protein, producing the protein MVGGQDAAFEKAKPVLEAMGKAIIHAGGPGNGQAAKICNNMILGISMIATCEAFALAEKLGLDHQKLFDISSKASGQSWSLTSYCPVPGPVPTSPANRDYKPGFAVSMMLKDLKLAQEAAAKAGASVPLGAHAESLYSLYEAAGHGGTDFSGIINLLRGKL; encoded by the coding sequence ATGGTCGGCGGCCAGGACGCGGCTTTCGAGAAAGCCAAGCCGGTGCTGGAGGCCATGGGCAAGGCGATCATCCACGCGGGCGGCCCGGGCAACGGCCAGGCCGCCAAGATCTGCAACAACATGATCTTGGGCATTTCCATGATCGCGACCTGCGAGGCTTTTGCGCTCGCCGAGAAGCTGGGCCTCGATCACCAGAAACTGTTCGACATCTCGTCCAAGGCCTCGGGCCAGAGCTGGTCGCTGACCTCCTATTGCCCGGTCCCCGGCCCGGTGCCGACCAGCCCGGCCAACCGCGACTACAAGCCCGGTTTCGCCGTCTCGATGATGCTGAAGGACCTGAAGCTGGCCCAGGAAGCGGCAGCCAAGGCCGGCGCCTCGGTACCCCTGGGCGCCCATGCCGAGAGCCTCTACTCGCTCTATGAAGCGGCCGGCCACGGCGGCACCGACTTCTCCGGCATCATCAACCTGCTGCGCGGGAAGCTGTAA
- a CDS encoding enoyl-CoA hydratase/isomerase family protein, protein MEAEVLFEQRGAIGLITLNRPKALNALTLGMCLAMRDALKAWAVDPAVTAVVVRGAGEKAFCAGGDIRFLHDSGKAGDGGALQFWADEYRLNTLIKRYPKPYIALVDGIVMGGGVGVSAHGSHWVATEKTLFAMPETGIGLFPDVGGTYFLPRLPGKVGIYLGLTGARLKAADCVHAGIASHFVPSAALDGLVERLAAGEAVDAALAAVATDAGPAPIDANRAAIDRLFAGDSVEAILAALDADGSDFGKAQAATLRTKSPTSMKFTLRQLQEGARLDFEDCMRLEYRLTQAIVTGHDFYEGVRAVIIDKDQAPRWQPAALEEVTPAIVNAAFATPPQGDLDLAA, encoded by the coding sequence ATGGAAGCGGAAGTTTTGTTCGAGCAGCGTGGTGCCATCGGCCTGATCACCCTGAACCGGCCCAAGGCGCTGAACGCCCTGACCTTGGGCATGTGCCTGGCCATGCGCGATGCGCTGAAGGCCTGGGCGGTCGATCCGGCGGTCACCGCCGTGGTGGTGCGCGGGGCGGGGGAAAAGGCCTTCTGCGCCGGCGGCGACATCCGCTTCCTGCATGATTCCGGCAAGGCCGGCGATGGCGGCGCCCTGCAGTTCTGGGCCGACGAATACCGCCTGAATACGCTGATCAAACGCTATCCCAAGCCCTACATCGCGCTGGTCGACGGCATCGTCATGGGCGGCGGCGTCGGCGTCTCGGCCCACGGCAGTCATTGGGTGGCGACCGAGAAGACCCTGTTCGCCATGCCCGAGACCGGCATCGGCCTGTTCCCGGACGTGGGCGGCACCTATTTCCTGCCGCGCCTGCCCGGCAAGGTCGGCATCTATCTGGGGCTGACCGGCGCGCGCCTGAAGGCGGCCGATTGCGTCCACGCCGGCATCGCCAGCCACTTCGTGCCCTCGGCCGCCCTGGACGGCCTGGTCGAGCGGCTGGCGGCGGGCGAGGCGGTCGATGCCGCCCTGGCCGCGGTCGCCACCGACGCCGGCCCGGCGCCGATCGATGCCAACCGCGCCGCGATCGATCGCCTGTTCGCCGGCGACAGTGTCGAGGCCATCCTCGCCGCTCTCGATGCGGATGGCTCGGATTTTGGCAAGGCGCAAGCTGCGACCCTGCGCACCAAGTCGCCCACCAGCATGAAGTTCACCCTGCGCCAGTTGCAGGAAGGCGCCCGCCTCGATTTCGAGGATTGCATGCGCCTGGAATACCGCCTGACCCAGGCGATCGTCACCGGCCACGACTTCTATGAAGGCGTGCGCGCCGTGATCATCGACAAGGACCAGGCGCCCAGGTGGCAGCCCGCCGCGCTGGAAGAGGTTACCCCGGCCATCGTCAATGCCGCCTTTGCGACGCCGCCCCAGGGCGACCTCGACCTGGCCGCCTAA